In one Tripterygium wilfordii isolate XIE 37 chromosome 22, ASM1340144v1, whole genome shotgun sequence genomic region, the following are encoded:
- the LOC119990865 gene encoding uncharacterized protein LOC119990865, with amino-acid sequence MVPLILLISLIFSRTISANSQSHESIYEVLRAHGLPMGLLPKGVKEFNIDDKGRFEVHLDEACNAKFESELHYERNVSGSLSYGQIGALSGISAQELFLWFPVKGIRVDIPSSGLIYFDVGVVFKQFSLSLFESPRECMAVPAVDVERIRGGKFLVEEVVKSQSGVLRFQLDQESSVRDVL; translated from the exons ATGGTGCCTCTAATTCTTttgatttcattaattttttctcGTACGATCAGTGCGAATTCGCAGTCGCATGAGTCGATATATGAGGTTTTGCGTGCTCACGGGCTGCCCATGGGGTTGCTACCGAAGGGAGTGAAGGAGTTCAATATCGACGATAAGGGGCGTTTCGAGGTGCACCTCGACGAGGCTTGTAATGCGAAGTTTGAAAGCGAATTGCATTACGAGAGGAACGTTTCGGGAAGTCTGAGTTACGGTCAGATCGGGGCGCTATCTGGTATATCGGCGCAGGAGTTGTTTCTGTGGTTCCCCGTTAAGGGGATTCGGGTCGATATTCCAAGTTCGGGTCTCATTTACTTTGATGTGGGAGTCGTATTTAAGCAGTTTTCGCTGTCACTATTTGAGTCACCGAGAGAGTGTATGGCAGTACCGGCTGTGGATGTGGAGAGAATCCGAGGTGGCAAGTTTTTGGTGGAGGAAGTGGTCAAG AGTCAGTCTGGCGTGCTTCGGTTTCAACTTGATCAAGAAAGTTCTGTAAGAGATGTTCTGTAG
- the LOC119990862 gene encoding fimbrin-2-like, whose amino-acid sequence MSGYVGILVSDPWLQNQFTQVELRSLKVHFMSMRRETGRLTLKELASKMSRLKVVGENLTEEERASLIQDLYQNLDDEVDFEFFLKVYLKLQTHASARTGSGGKSNSSAFLKAATTTLLHTISESEKASYVAHINNYLADDNFLKKYLPVDPSTNDLFEIAKDGVLLCKLINVAVPGTIDERAINTKRVLNPWERNENHTLCLNSAKAIGCTVVNIGTQDFIEGRRHLVLGMISQIIKIQLLADLNLKKTPQLVELVDNSEDVEELMSLPPEKILLRWMNFQLKKVGYKKVVTNFSSDIKDGWAYSHLLNVLAPEHSNPSTLSVKDSLERARLVLEHADRMGCKRYLTAKDIVEGSPNLNLAFVAHIFQHRNGLSTQTEQISILDTLPDDIQISREERSFRFWINNLGNTSYIDNVFEDLRNGWILLETLDKVSPGIVNWKVANKPPIKLPFRKVENCNQVVKIGKQLKFSLVNIAGHDIVQGSKKLILAYLWQLMRYNMLQLLKNLRLHSHGKEIVDADILVWANTLVSNSRCQSRMGSFKDKRLSDGIFFLELLSAVQPRAVNWRLVTKGVTDDEKHMNATYIISIARKLGCSIFLLPEDITEVNQKMILTLTASIMYWCLKHPVEEKLSGISDSESGSQVDTTSNSTVDDSASESSIEDSSSI is encoded by the exons ATGTCAGGCTACGTAGGTATTCTTGTGTCAGATCCATGGCTCCAAAACCAGTTCACTCAGGTCGAGCTTCGCAGCCTGAAGGTCCAT TTTATGAGCATGAGGAGAGAGACAGGGAGGCTAACGCTAAAGGAGCTAGCATCGAAGATGTCGAGACTGAAAGTGGTGGGCGAGAATCTGACGGAGGAAGAGAGAGCGTCTCTAATTCAAGATTTGTACCAGAATCTCGACGATGAGGTTGATTTCGAGTTCTTTTTGAAG GTTTATTTGAAGCTCCAAACACATGCTAGTGCAAGAACTGGAAGTGGTGGAAAAAGTAATTCCTCGGCATTTCTCAAGGCTGCAACCACTACACTGCTTCACACAATCAGTGAATCTGAGAAGGCATCCTATGTTGCGCATATTAATAATTACCTTGCGGATGATAATTTCTTGAAGAAATACCTGCCTGTTGATCCTTCGACTAATGATCTCTTTGAGATTGCAAAGGATGGGGTTCTTCTTTG TAAGCTAATTAATGTGGCGGTTCCTGGGACGATAGATGAAAGAGCTATTAACACTAAAAGAGTGCTTAATCCATGGGAAAGGAATGAAAATCATACTCTATGCCTCAACTCCGCTAAGGCTATTGGATGCACTGTTGTAAATATAGGCACACAAGACTTCATCGAAGGGAGG CGGCATCTTGTGCTTGGAATGATTTCTCAAATCATTAAG ATACAACTTTTGGCAGACCTCAATTTGAAGAAAACACCTCAATTGGTGGAATTGGTTGACAATAGTGAG GATGTGGAAGAGTTGATGAGCTTGCCTCCAGAGAAAATCTTACTGAGGTGGATGAACTTCCAGCTAAAGAAGGTCGGATACAAGAAAGTGGTCACAAATTTCTCTTCTGATATAAAG GATGGGTGGGCTTATTCTCACCTTTTAAATGTTCTTGCCCCTGAGCACAGTAATCCATCTACATTGTCTGTGAAAGATTCTTTAGAAAGAGCAAGGTTAGTTCTAGAACATGCAGACAGGATGGGCTGCAAGAGATATTTAACCGCAAAGGACATCGTTGAAGGTTCCCCAAACCTTAATCTTGCTTTTGTTGCACATATCTTCCAGCACAG GAATGGACTCTCTACCCAAACAGAACAGATATCTATTCTTGATACTTTGCCAGATGATATTCAGATTTCTAGAGAAGAGAGATCATTTCGTTTTTGGATAAATAATCTTGGAAACACATCATATATTGACAATGTCTTTGAAGATCTTAGAAATGG GTGGATACTCCTAGAGACCCTCGATAAGGTTTCACCAGGAATTGTTAATTGGAAGGTTGCAAATAAGCCTCCTATTAAATTGCCATTCCGAAAAGTTGAAAACTGTAACCAAGTGGTAAAAATAGGAAAACAATTGAAATTTTCACTGGTGAACATTGCTGGACACGATATTGTACAAGGAAGTAAGAAATTAATACTTG CTTATCTGTGGCAATTGATGAGATACAACATGCTCCAGCTTTTGAAGAACCTGAGACTCCATTCCCATGGTAAAGAAATTGTCGATGCTGATATTTTAGTATGGGCCAACACTCTAGTCAGCAACTCAAGATGCCAGAGTCGCATGGGTAGTTTTAAG GATAAGAGATTATCAGACggaatttttttccttgaactACTAAGTGCTGTTCAGCCTAGAGCAGTAAATTGGAGGCTTGTTACGAAAGGGGTAACTG ATGATGAGAAACATATGAATGCCACCTACATCATCAGCATTGCTAGGAAGCTTGGATGTTCGATATTTTTGCTTCCTGAAGATATAACAGAG GTGAATCAAAAGATGATTCTTACATTGACGGCAAGTATAATGTACTGGTGTCTGAAACATCCTGTTGAAGAGAAACTATCCGGAATTTCCGATAGTGAGAGTGGTAGCCAAGTCGACACAACATCAAATTCAACAGTAGATGACTCTGCCTCAGAGTCATCAATAGAAGATAGTAGTAGTATATAA
- the LOC119990380 gene encoding EPIDERMAL PATTERNING FACTOR-like protein 9 isoform X1 has translation MVINSPPLFLFLFPVSPAPPARVCSNTKMANLRICNLMLFIFFTSILSAYAVQGQNPPPPTATYGTVAGARTEELVLLPFLGSRGADMKRNSRRVMIGSTAPTCTYNECRGCKYKCTAEQVPVEGNDPINSPYHYRCVCHR, from the exons ATGGTCATTAATTCACcacctctctttctcttcttatTTCCTGTCTCTCCTGCTCCCCCTGCTAGAGTTTGTTCCAATACAAAAATGGCCAACCTTAGAATATGCAACTTAATGTTGTTCATCTTCTTTACTTCAATTCTTTCAGCATATGCTGTACAAGGTCAAAATCCACCACCACCTACTGCAACTTATGGTACTGTTGCAGGAGCTAGAACTGAAGAATTGGTATTACTTCCTTTTCTG GGTAGCAGAGGAGCAGATATGAAGAGGAATTCAAGGAGAGTGATGATTGGATCAACAGCTCCTACTTGCACTTACAATGAATGTAGAGGATGCAAATACAAGTGCACAGCAGAACAAGTCCCAGTAGAAGGAAATGACCCAATCAATAGTCCATACCACTACAGATGTGTTTGTCATAGGTAA
- the LOC119990380 gene encoding EPIDERMAL PATTERNING FACTOR-like protein 9 isoform X2: MVINSPPLFLFLFPVSPAPPARVCSNTKMANLRICNLMLFIFFTSILSAYAVQGQNPPPPTATYGTVAGARTEELGSRGADMKRNSRRVMIGSTAPTCTYNECRGCKYKCTAEQVPVEGNDPINSPYHYRCVCHR, from the exons ATGGTCATTAATTCACcacctctctttctcttcttatTTCCTGTCTCTCCTGCTCCCCCTGCTAGAGTTTGTTCCAATACAAAAATGGCCAACCTTAGAATATGCAACTTAATGTTGTTCATCTTCTTTACTTCAATTCTTTCAGCATATGCTGTACAAGGTCAAAATCCACCACCACCTACTGCAACTTATGGTACTGTTGCAGGAGCTAGAACTGAAGAATTG GGTAGCAGAGGAGCAGATATGAAGAGGAATTCAAGGAGAGTGATGATTGGATCAACAGCTCCTACTTGCACTTACAATGAATGTAGAGGATGCAAATACAAGTGCACAGCAGAACAAGTCCCAGTAGAAGGAAATGACCCAATCAATAGTCCATACCACTACAGATGTGTTTGTCATAGGTAA
- the LOC119991045 gene encoding asparagine--tRNA ligase, cytoplasmic 2-like → MASQEPQLASQETGEKSQEPVVAAMPVASFKYSNRVVLKSILERNDGGLGLVGQRVVIGGWVKSSKEEKKESLPPPPPPPVADDERSGPASPKDVSCVEILQTRIPFFGSIMKVLCGPANYPIREKLEDVRPAASRPPSPSIVLLVVSDGSCVAGLRVVVDSSLALPSQIMPTGTCILAEGVIRQPSVQGNHAIEFKAEKVLHIGTVDQDKYLLSTKRIPLESLRDCSHFRPRTTTVASVMRIRSALTSASHTFFQNNEFLHVQVPIITSTDCDGFSEKFQVTTLFGKEGKLGEPNAKDTEGVSLEVVKAAIKEKSSLVEELKRSDSNKEALITAVQDLRKANELASQLEAREKSKQRTSLKTDTVKIPKDFFSSQTYLTVSGRLHLESYACALGNVYSFGPRFCADRTVSTKQAAEMWMVEIEMAFSQLEDAIKCAEDYLKFICKWVLEDCAEDMHFVSKRIDKMSIDRLQSMISSSFEKISYTEAVDALKKVTGKIFETKLEWGVALTPEHLSYLADEIYKRPLIVYNYPKGTKPFYIRVNADGKTVAAFDMIVPKVGKLVTGSQNEERINVLETRIKESGLPREQYEWYLDLRRHGTVRHSGFSFGFDLMVLFITGLIDVRDVIPFPRSFGKANY, encoded by the exons ATGGCATCCCAAGAACCCCAATTGGCTTCTCAAGAGACCGGAGAGAAATCTCAAGAACCTGTTGTCGCCGCCATGCCGGTGGCTTCGTTCAAGTACTCAAACAGGGTTGTTCTGAAATCTATATTGGAGAGGAATGATGGGGGTCTTGGATTGGTGGGTCAGAGGGTTGTTATAGGGGGCTGGGTGAAGTCCTctaaagaggagaagaaagagtCTCTGCCTCCGCCTCCGCCGCCACCGGTGGCAGATGATGAAAGATCTGGTCCGGCTTCACCCAAAGATGTGAGCTGTGTGGAGATTCTTCAGACTCGGATTCCGTTTTTCGGGTCGATTATGAAGGTTTTATGTGGTCCAGCTAATTACCCAATTCGGGAGAAGTTGGAGGATGTGAGGCCGGCTGCTTCTAGACCACCTTCTCCTTCAATTGTCTTATTGGTTGTTAGTGATGGCTCGTGCGTTGCTGGTCTTCGG GTTGTGGTGGACTCATCCTTGGCTCTCCCAAGCCAGATCATGCCTACTGGAACTTGTATATTAGCGGAAGGTGTAATTAGGCAGCCATCTGTGCAGGGAaaccatgctattgaatttaaaGCAGAGAAAGTTCTTCACATAGGGACAGTTGATCAAGATAAGTATCTGCTATCAACGAAACGAATACCATTGGAGTCCCTAAGAGACTGTTCCCATTTCCGACCACGGACAACCACG GTGGCATCTGTTATGCGAATCCGTAGTGCTCTGACTTCTGCAAGTCATACATTCTTCCAGAACAATGAATTTCTTCATGTGCAAGTACCTATTATTACAAGCACCGACTGTGATGGATTCAGCGAAAAGTTTCAGGTTACAACTCTTTTTGGAAAAGAAGGTAAACTGGGAGAGCCAAACGCCAAGGATACTGAAGGTGTCAGTCTTGAAGTTGTTAAGGCTGCTATAAAGGAAAAGAGTAGTCTAGTTGAAGAACTAAAAAGAAGTGACAGCAATAAGGAAGCACTGATTACTGCAGTTCAGGATTTAAGAAAAGCAAATGAATTAGCATCACAGTTAGAAGCAAGAGAAAAGTCGAAACAACGAACTTCATTGAAGACTGATACTGTAAAAATCCCCAAGGATTTCTTCTCTAGCCAGACTTATCTAACTGTTTCTGGTCGCCTTCATCTGGAGAGCTATGCATGTGCACTTGGAAATGTTTATTCTTTTGGACCCAGATTTTGTGCCGATAGAACGGTTTCTACAAAACAAGCTGCAGAAATGTGGATGGTTGAGATTGAAATGGCATTTTCACAATTGGAG GATGCCATAAAATGTGCAGAAGACTATCTCAAGTTCATCTGCAAATGGGTGTTGGAAGATTGTGCAGAAGATATGCATTTTGTATCAAAACGAATTGACAAAATGAGCATTGATCGTCTCCAATCAATGATATCAAGTTCATTTGAGAAAATCTCTTACACGGAAGCAGTGGATGCTCTGAAAAAG GTTACAGGTAAgatatttgagacaaaactggAGTGGGGTGTGGCGCTGACACCAGAACATCTAAG TTATTTGGCTGATGAGATCTATAAGAGGCCTTTAATCGTATACAATTATCCAAAAGGAACAAAACCATTTTATATACGCGTCAACGCTGATGGTAAAACAGTAGCGGCATTTGATATGATTGTGCCAAAG GTCGGAAAATTGGTAACAGGTAGCCAGAATGAGGAACGCATCAATGTGCTAGAGACAAG GATCAAGGAATCAGGCTTGCCTCGAGAGCAGTATGAATGGTATTTGGATCTTCGCAGGCATGGAACGGTCAGGCACTCCGGATTCAGTTTTGGGTTTGATCTTATGGTTCTCTTCATCACTGGCCTCATCGATGTAAGGGATGTTATTCCCTTTCCTCGAAGTTTTGGCAAAGCCAACTACTAA
- the LOC119991677 gene encoding uncharacterized protein LOC119991677 encodes MEAMHRRLEAWISDQRAKFLKVSWGPLQWRMKWPPWNNSDREHRKKIQEEYERRKKQLHILCQSVKAESVADLQDILCCMVLSECVYKRPAAEMVRAVNKFKADFGGQIVSLDRVQPSSDHVPHRYLLAEAGDTLFASFIGTKQYKDFMTDANVFQGVIFHEEDVEDSAHVEAVDSRTVENGKANGESRWNPLEQKPKKVKDIPKPAAHRGFLARAKGIPALELYRLAQKKNRKLVLCGHSLGGAVAALATLAILRVVAAASPSKENGKVQVKCITFSQPPVGNAALRDYVNRKGWKHHFKSYCIPEDLVPRILSPAYFHHYNTQAMPTPFEVQTNGSSITMHGEVKEKSRSQKTKEDEGEQLVLGLGPVQTSFWRLSRLVPLEGVKRTLDKYRGKPDHSAEKSSGPDSAVKSAIEDAVIEPQSLEIQEGFDGISLKPMSDSDSEQSDDAGPGKLADRNDAKGGDGRKWRRVPYLPSYVPFGQLFLLENSSVELLSGAEYTKLTSVRSMFAELRERFQSHSMRSYRSRFQRIYDLCMGESNTSFLGVEQLPQFPHLQQWLGLAAGVAVELAQIVDSPSIRTATSVVPLGWSGTPGGKNGELLKVDITGFRLHLCNLVHAQVNGNWCSTVIESFPSEPTYSSSHEVQPELQKIRVLVGPQLRSPPKHQIVLDSIKPMFSSIDSEAVNPNQEHTLGSCHEEKFICPEGLNNVVIFCTSDFVTVSKEVHIRTRRVQLLGLEGAGKTSLFKAIIGEDKLPPLTNFDIMHIEPEVQEGIAGGICYSDSAGVNLQDLNLEVSSFRNELWMGMRDLSRKTDLIILVHNLSHKIPRYNHPNASQQQPALSLLLDEAKALGIPWVLAITNKFSVSAHQQKALIDAVVQAYQASLSTTRVINSCPYVIPSTATALLPTTATDGDSDGRVVAPKLIFAPINLVRWPFQKKETIFPVEGVNSLRQLVHRVLQSHEEATLQELARDRLMVELARERATAVDASRDFHGKASSLTAAAVGASLGAGLGLVLAIVMGAASALRKP; translated from the exons ATGGAGGCGATGCATAGACGATTAGAGGCATGGATCAGTGATCAGCGAGCCAAGTTCCTTAAAGTTTCTTGGGGACCTCTCCAATGGAGAATGAAATGGCCGCCATGGAACAACAGCGACAGAGAGCATAGGAAGAAGATTCAAGAGGAGTACGAGCGCCGGAAGAAGCAGCTCCACATTCTCTGCCAATCCGTAAAGGCTGAGTCCGTCGCCGACTTGCAGGACATTCTCTGCTGCATGGTCCTCTCCGAGTGCGTTTACAAG AGACCTGCTGCTGAGATGGTTCGAGCCGTAAACAAATTTAAGGCCGATTTTGGAGGCCAAATTGTTTCCTTGGATAGGGTGCAGCCTTCTTCAGATCATGTCCCTCACAg GTACCTGTTAGCAGAAGCAGGTGATACGTTATTTGCTTCTTTTATTGGGACAAAACAGTACAA GGATTTCATGACCGATGCAAATGTATTCCAAGGTGTCATATTTCATGAGGAAGATGTAGAGGATAGTGCTCATGTTGAAGCTGTTGATTCTAGGACAGTGGAGAACGGTAAGGCAAATGGAGAAAGTAGGTGGAATCCCCTGGAACAGAAACCTAAGAAAGTAAAAGATATACCTAAGCCTGCTGCTCACAGA GGTTTCTTAGCTCGTGCCAAAGGGATACCTGCTTTGGAGCTGTACAGGCTAGCTCAAAAGAAGAATCGGAAACTTGTATTATGTGGACATTCACTTGGTGGTGCT GTAGCGGCACTAGCCACTCTTGCCATTTTGAGGGTCGTCGCTGCAGCTTCTCCATCCAAAGAAAATGGAAAGGTCCAGGTCAAATGCATTACATTTTCCCAACCGCCAGTTGGGAATGCTGCTTTGAGAGA TTATGTGAATAGAAAAGGATGGAAGCACCATTTTAAGAGTTACTGCATTCCAGAAGATTTGGTTCCCCGTATCTTGTCTCCTGCTTATTTTCATCATTATAACACACAAGCTATGCCAACTCCTTTTGAAGTTCAAACTAATGGTTCATCTATTACAATGCACGGGGAAGTGAAGGAGAAATCAAGGTCACAAAAGACTAAAGAAGATGAGGGTGAGCAGTTGGTTCTGGGACTGGGTCCTGTACAGACTTCCTTTTGGAGGCTTTCAAGGCTTGTTCCTTTGGAAGGTGTCAAAAGAACACTTGATAAATACAGAGGAAAGCCAGATCATTCTGCAGAAAAATCTTCAGGGCCTGATTCTGCGGTGAAATCTGCGATTGAAGATGCAGTAATTGAACCACAGTCCCTAGAAATCCAGGAGGGTTTTGATGGCATATCCCTTAAACCAATGTCTGACAGTGACAGTGAGCAATCAGATGATGCAGGCCCTGGAAAGCTAGCTGATAGAAATGATGCAAAAGGTGGTGATGGACGTAAGTGGCGCAGAGTGCCTTATCTACCTTCATACGTACCATTTGGGCAG CTTTTCCTCTTGGAGAATTCGTCGGTGGAATTACTATCGGGAGCAGAGTACACAAAATTGACATCG GTCAGATCCATGTTTGCCGAACTAAGGGAGCGATTTCAATCACATTCAATGAGATCGTATAGGTCTCGGTTCCAGAG AATATATGATCTATGCATGGGTGAGAGCAACACATCTTTCTTAGGAGTTGAGCAGCTGCCTCAGTTTCCTCATTTACAGCAGTGGCTTGGGCTTGCAGCTGGGGTTGCTGTAGAACTTGCACAGATTGTGGACTCTCCTTCTATTCGCACTGCTACATCAGTTGTTCCTCTTGGATGGAGTGGTACTCCTGGTGGGAAGAATGGAGAACTCTTGAAAGTTGACATCACTGGTTTTAGGTTGCACCTTTGTAACCTGGTTCATGCTCAAGTGAATGGTAACTG GTGTTCAACTGTAATCGAGTCATTTCCATCAGAGCCAACTTACTCTTCTAGTCACGAAGTACAGCCAGAACTACAAAAAATACGAGTTTTAGTTGGACCTCAATTGAGAAGCCCACCTAAGCATCAGATAGTACTGGATTCAATAAAGCCTATGTTTTCTTCTATTGATTCAGAAGCTGTTAATCCCAATCAAGAGCATACTTTAGGATCATGTCATGAGGAAAAATTTATTTGTCCTGAGGGTTTGAACAATGTTGTCATATTCTGTACCAGTGATTTTGTCACCGTCTCGAAGGAAGTTCATATCAGAACACGAAGGGTTCAATTACTTGGCCTTGAG GGCGCTGGTAAAACTTCTCTTTTTAAGGCAATTATTGGTGAAGACAAACTACCCCCTCTTACAAACTTTGACATCATGCATATAGAGCCCGAGGTCCAAGAAGGCATAGCTGGTGGTATATGCTATTCTGATTCAGCTGGAGTGAATTTGCAG GACCTGAATCTGGAGGTCTCTAGTTTCAGGAATGAGCTGTGGATGGGAATGCGTGATCTTAGTAGGAAGACGGATTTGATCATTCTTGTGCATAACCTGTCCCATAAGATTCCTCGATACAACCACCCAAATGCTTCACAGCAACAGCCTGCCCTTTCACTTCTGTTAGATGAGGCTAAAGCTCTTGGTATTCCTTGGGTGCTTGCAATAACCAACAAATTTTCTGTCAGTGCCCATCAGCAAAAAGCGTTAATTGATGCCGTAGTGCAGGCATACCAAGCTTCTCTAAGCACCACACGAGTTATTAATTCCTGTCCATATGTTATTCCCAGTACTGCAACTGCATTGCTACCCACAACTGCAACTGATGGAGATTCTGATGGGAGAGTTGTTGCCCCGAAACTTATCTTTGCTCCAATTAACCTTGTTCGGTGGCCTTtccaaaagaaagaaaccatttTTCCTGTAGAGGGCGTAAACTCTCTTCGTCAGCTAGTCCACCGTGTTCTGCAGAGCCATGAGGAGGCTACTTTACAG GAACTTGCTAGAGACAGGCTTATGGTGGAGCTGGCGCGAGAACGTGCTACAGCGGTTGATGCAAGTCGAGATTTTCATGGGAAGGCAAGTTCTTTGACAGCTGCTGCTGTAGGTGCTTCCCTGGGGGCTGGTCTTGGCCTTGTATTGGCCATAGTCATGGGTGCAGCATCTGCTTTGCGTAAGCCCTGA
- the LOC119992082 gene encoding cytochrome b561 and DOMON domain-containing protein At3g25290-like, whose product MASLRCSFLIIWFYLFSLLISPGCSETCTSQKFTNNKLYSHCLDLPVLASYLHFSYDSSNSTLSIAFIATPAKPDGWIAWAINPTGTGMAGSQSLVAYKDSNGSMVVKTYDIASYGSIVPKKLALDVWDTSAESSGGVMRMFAKIKVPADLAAAGKVNQVWQVGPGVGSNGMLQKHDFAAANLNAKATLNLLSGEGSSAADPRLKSKNIHGVLNAVSWGILFPLGAIIARYMRTFESADPAWFYLHVFCQISAYVIGVAGWGTGLKLGSESQGITYTIHRNIGIALFTLATVQMFALFLRPKKDHKYRVYWNVYHHSIGYSILALGIYNVFRGLHMLNPEDKWRTAYYGVIVVLGAIAVLLEAVTWVVVIRRKSGNKHT is encoded by the exons ATGGCGTCTCTGCGATGTTCGTTTCTAATAATatggttttatttattttctctgcTAATTTCGCCGGGATGTTCAGAGACCTGTACCTCCCAAAAATTCACAAACAACAAACTCTACAGTCACTGCCTAGACCTCCCAGTCCTCGCTTCCTACCTCCATTTCTCCTACGATTCGTCGAattcgactctctccattgccTTCATTGCTACCCCGGCAAAACCCGACGGCTGGATAGCATGGGCCATCAATCCGACGGGCACTGGCATGGCCGGGTCTCAGTCGCTCGTTGCCTACAAGGACTCGAACGGTTCTATGGTTGTGAAGACCTACGATATCGCGTCGTACGGGTCGATTGTGCCTAAAAAGCTAGCGTTGGATGTGTGGGATACGAGCGCGGAGTCTTCCGGTGGGGTTATGCGGATGTTCGCGAAGATCAAGGTGCCGGCCGATCTGGCGGCGGCCGGGAAGGTGAATCAGGTTTGGCAGGTGGGGCCCGGTGTGGGATCTAATGGGATGCTGCAAAAGCATGATTTCGCGGCGgctaacttgaatgccaaggcCACGCTTAATTTGTTGAGTGGGGAGGGTTCCAGTGCGGCGGACCCCAGGCTCAAAAGCAAGAAT ATTCATGGAGTTCTGAATGCTGTCAGCTGGGGAATTTTGTTTCCCCTCGGAGCGATCATTGCAAGGTATATGAGAACTTTCGAGTCAGCAGATCCTGCATGGTTTTATCTCCATGTTTTCTGCCAGATCTCTGCATATGTTATTGGCGTTGCTGGTTGGGGAACTGGCCTTAAGCTCGGAAGCGAGTCCCAGGGGATTACATACACCATTCACCGGAATATTGGAATAGCACTCTTCACCCTTGCAACTGTGCAG ATGTTTGCGTTGTTCTTGAGACCGAAGAAGGACCACAAGTATCGAGTCTACTGGAATGTCTACCACCACAGCATTGGATACTCCATTCTTGCACTTGGAATCTACAATGTGTTTAGAGGTCTACACATGTTGAATCCGGAAGACAAGTGGAGAACGGCGTATTATGGTGTGATCGTTGTTTTGGGCGCGATTGCTGTGTTGCTGGAGGCTGTCACTTGGGTTGTAGTTATTAGGAGGAAATCTGGTAATAAGCATACTTAA
- the LOC119990363 gene encoding cytochrome b561 and DOMON domain-containing protein At3g25290-like, whose product MASRLVLTLLALSACFLLILPIHSLTCKSQTFSKNRLYSNCTDLTGFNAFLHYTHNASNSSLSIAFTAVPAKPDGWISWAINPNSDGMIGAQSLIAFKSNGSVTVKPYNLTSYGYINETNLSFQVWDMSAEATATTMTIFATVKVPEKAGKVNQVWQVGPSVTNGVPDKHLMSKENLEAKGALELVSSASASAPASSSPDKAGECGIRTRNLSFYFGFVVALLWSIM is encoded by the coding sequence ATGGCGTCTCGTTTAGTTCTCACCCTCCTCGCTCTCTCTGCGTGCTTTCTTCTAATCCTACCCATACATTCACTCACCTGCAAATCACAAACGTTCAGCAAAAACAGGCTCTACTCCAACTGCACTGACCTCACCGGATTCAACGCCTTCCTACACTACACCCACAATGCTTCCAACTCCTCTCTCTCCATCGCCTTCACTGCCGTACCTGCCAAACCCGACGGCTGGATTTCTTGGGCCATCAATCCGAACTCGGATGGCATGATTGGGGCCCAGTCACTCATCGCCTTCAAATCCAACGGCTCCGTGACCGTCAAGCCGTACAATCTCACATCCTACGGCTACATCAACGAAACAAATCTTTCCTTCCAAGTGTGGGACATGAGCGCGGAGGCTACTGCCACGACCATGACCATATTCGCGACGGTCAAGGTCCCGGAAAAAGCGGGGAAGGTGAATCAGGTGTGGCAGGTGGGGCCGTCAGTCACGAACGGTGTACCTGACAAACATCTGATGAGTAAAGAGAATTTGGAAGCTAAGGGTGCGTTGGAGCTGGTGAGCTCTGCCTCTGCAAGTGCGCCTGCATCTTCGAGCCCTGACAAGGCTGGTGAGTGTGGGATTCGAACCAGAAACTTGAGCTTTTACTTTGGGTTTGTCGTTGCTCTTTTGTGGTCAATTATGTAG